From the genome of bacterium, one region includes:
- a CDS encoding glycosyltransferase, whose translation MSELWTAWLAYSIGVYAIISCTALIGWRRNLLPAHDAELPIHIFVPAHNEASVIGGLLEDLERQTFPKANFKIIVVDDRSTDATPDVIERYRPRLPIQCMRIDKLPANVHGKLHAMHLATSGLSNGSVLFVDADCRVGPRWLETMAKHCGPGGCAGPVFELPRKKSLWREVLSLDQAAVTYPAMGLLARMIPFTASTANMLLPVQAFRNGLWDRVGTEGTGEDGRILQAQASVG comes from the coding sequence ATGAGTGAACTTTGGACGGCATGGCTTGCGTATTCGATTGGTGTGTATGCTATTATTTCGTGTACAGCTCTAATCGGATGGCGAAGAAATCTACTGCCAGCTCATGACGCCGAATTGCCAATCCACATTTTTGTTCCTGCTCACAATGAAGCGAGTGTTATCGGTGGTTTGTTAGAAGATCTCGAACGACAGACTTTCCCAAAAGCGAATTTCAAGATAATTGTTGTTGACGACCGTTCGACCGATGCGACCCCCGATGTTATCGAGCGATATCGACCCCGCCTTCCCATTCAATGCATGCGGATTGATAAACTGCCGGCGAATGTGCATGGGAAGCTTCACGCAATGCATTTAGCGACCTCTGGTTTAAGCAATGGCAGCGTGTTGTTTGTCGACGCCGATTGCAGGGTCGGACCGCGTTGGTTGGAAACGATGGCAAAACATTGTGGTCCGGGCGGTTGTGCCGGCCCGGTTTTTGAGCTGCCACGCAAGAAATCGCTCTGGCGGGAAGTGCTATCGCTTGACCAAGCGGCGGTAACATATCCCGCAATGGGTTTATTGGCGCGGATGATTCCTTTCACCGCCTCGACAGCGAATATGCTGCTTCCGGTACAGGCGTTCCGCAATGGGTTGTGGGATCGCGTAGGAACGGAAGGCACCGGTGAAGATGGGCGTATCCTTCAGGCGCAAGCTTCAGTAGGAA
- a CDS encoding flippase-like domain-containing protein, giving the protein MNFLHKIQGKLWIVSLPLAIGLVWLVVDQVGWKVLYNALDNFSLATWVFAFSFTVIELYFQLLRSWIFLRCDNPALKYGETAKAGLAAFSAGSFTPGRIGDSALVLLLPKLSPRSIGLSLVDRLMFWPPMHMFGAISLGILFFPTFGNMGVVISIVVVVVYIVAMEVVFHRTRHTGEPNTSKKFLREMYHGFAMMPKKVWRIGILLGFCQYFAIMIQFVIGLSAIGFHGSLFDAAVIFGALQLFRSFLAFTPGNLGISEVVGMKLGEYAGMSADVLPQVTFPFFVINTVIPALVGFPLWIAQSRKFKRISE; this is encoded by the coding sequence ATGAATTTTCTGCATAAAATCCAAGGCAAGTTATGGATCGTATCGCTACCATTAGCGATCGGTTTGGTATGGCTGGTCGTTGACCAAGTTGGATGGAAAGTTCTTTACAACGCGCTTGACAATTTTAGTTTAGCGACTTGGGTCTTTGCGTTTTCGTTCACAGTTATCGAGCTCTACTTTCAATTGCTTCGTAGTTGGATATTTCTGCGCTGTGATAATCCTGCGCTTAAGTATGGCGAAACCGCAAAAGCTGGATTAGCGGCGTTTAGCGCAGGCTCGTTTACTCCAGGACGTATCGGTGACTCGGCACTCGTTTTGTTGTTGCCGAAATTGTCGCCGCGGTCGATTGGTTTATCGTTGGTGGATCGGTTAATGTTCTGGCCGCCAATGCATATGTTTGGCGCGATTTCGTTGGGGATTCTGTTCTTTCCGACGTTTGGAAACATGGGTGTTGTTATATCAATCGTTGTTGTGGTGGTTTACATTGTTGCCATGGAAGTTGTCTTCCACCGCACCCGACATACCGGTGAGCCAAATACTTCGAAGAAATTTCTCCGCGAAATGTATCACGGATTTGCAATGATGCCGAAGAAGGTGTGGCGTATCGGTATTCTGTTAGGTTTCTGCCAATACTTCGCCATCATGATACAATTTGTAATCGGGTTATCAGCAATCGGGTTTCATGGAAGTTTGTTTGATGCAGCGGTGATCTTCGGTGCTTTACAACTGTTCCGTAGTTTCCTTGCATTCACTCCGGGCAATCTTGGTATCAGCGAAGTCGTGGGAATGAAACTGGGCGAATATGCCGGGATGAGTGCAGACGTTCTTCCTCAGGTTACGTTTCCGTTTTTCGTAATCAATACAGTTATTCCTGCCTTGGTGGGATTCCCGCTTTGGATCGCGCAAAGCCGTAAATTCAAGCGAATTAGCGAATGA
- a CDS encoding glycosyltransferase, which yields MSITYGLSILLMLSTFCCFCWLIFGYFIRRERTHVSEDMPEIEVLLPCHNEEKYVNELFIALEHLQWKGSNLRFCAIDDRSSDQTKELLATFVWRDLKNRRLLAIHPSEAIPYASPKKNALEQAIFSSKAEWVVTLDADSRPQSDWLLEMFAGWEKNWIAIVPSYTFSGGLGLGSKIRKLEALVQSFLMRSAIRNKHPLSAIGAGFAYQVAAFHQVGGYRGTIGERISGDDDLLLHRLAKLPGRIVSKNGRASMAVLDRETGSYWRARGRHYSVAPDYPFFWKLFGVLAIPGIMIAPMFLFLDAFVFQRWYAAGVAVLLLLLEVNVLSKVAKTTNGQMIWWYPFFLFFGFPFWLLGIVWSTVRRKPGW from the coding sequence ATGAGTATTACGTATGGGCTATCGATCCTGTTGATGTTGTCTACATTCTGCTGCTTCTGCTGGTTGATCTTTGGGTACTTTATACGTCGCGAGCGAACCCACGTTTCCGAAGATATGCCGGAAATCGAAGTGTTGTTGCCCTGTCATAATGAAGAAAAGTATGTCAACGAATTGTTCATTGCTTTGGAACATTTGCAGTGGAAGGGTTCGAATCTCCGGTTTTGCGCAATCGACGACCGTTCAAGCGATCAAACGAAAGAATTGTTAGCAACTTTTGTTTGGCGCGACCTCAAAAACCGAAGATTACTTGCTATTCACCCCTCAGAAGCGATTCCCTATGCAAGCCCAAAGAAGAATGCTTTGGAACAAGCGATTTTTTCTTCTAAAGCGGAATGGGTGGTAACTTTGGACGCCGACAGCCGACCTCAGTCGGATTGGCTTCTCGAAATGTTCGCCGGTTGGGAGAAGAATTGGATTGCAATTGTCCCATCCTATACATTTAGCGGCGGTCTCGGCCTCGGCTCAAAAATTCGTAAATTAGAAGCATTGGTGCAATCGTTTCTTATGCGGAGCGCGATCCGTAACAAACATCCCTTATCAGCTATCGGTGCTGGATTTGCTTATCAAGTCGCTGCATTCCATCAAGTCGGCGGTTATCGGGGCACAATCGGCGAGCGGATTTCTGGTGATGATGATTTACTGCTACATCGTTTGGCAAAACTGCCGGGACGCATCGTCTCGAAAAACGGCAGAGCGTCAATGGCGGTACTCGACCGTGAAACAGGTTCTTACTGGCGGGCACGGGGAAGACATTACTCGGTTGCTCCGGATTATCCATTCTTCTGGAAGTTGTTTGGCGTGTTAGCAATTCCAGGTATCATGATTGCACCGATGTTTTTATTTCTGGATGCATTCGTGTTTCAGCGTTGGTATGCTGCTGGGGTAGCTGTACTGCTGCTCTTGTTAGAGGTGAATGTTTTATCCAAAGTTGCGAAAACGACCAACGGACAAATGATTTGGTGGTATCCGTTCTTTCTGTTTTTCGGATTTCCATTTTGGTTGTTGGGAATTGTGTGGTCAACTGTGAGACGGAAGCCGGGTTGGTAA
- a CDS encoding ABC transporter ATP-binding protein/permease has translation MTTSQSYRKLLGLLKPHKTGLFIGLSFAIVANSLDAVGPYILKQAFDTIGKEFVWLDLWKWAGLLVVLAVIRGVFRYHMRMKVIGVSRDAEYDLRTNYFDKLMRLPAQFFDRNRTGDLMSRATSDIENVRQMIGPAVMYLANTIVTLLFSITIMFMLAPSLTLYVLLLIPIVAVVIGWLGQEDFKRTDALQEKTGELSAAVQENLSGARVIRSYAQEHREVERLDVHNREYYKRAVSVLRFDGSFQTAMGIIFSGGFVAILWIGGNQLADGKISLGTFVAFTTYLGLLAWPMIAIGWVANLIQRGLASWQRIMTIMETPDEPDTGTVDTAITGSVMFKSVSLRYTEDREPALTSVSFTIPEGGSLGIVGRTGSGKSSLAALIPRLYPPTSGTVEIDGIPVEKYRLSTLRGSIGFVPQEAFLFSTTIAGNIAFADPTKPTESIVKVSEMSALSNDIEQLEDGYNTLVGERGVTLSGGQKQRTAIARALLTDPKILILDDPLANVDTATERAILTSLEQFMRGRTTILIAHRASTVMNCDNVLVLSNGVVVEYGSPTVLLERNGEFSELFERQRITEELAEVA, from the coding sequence GTGACGACTTCACAAAGTTATCGAAAACTGCTGGGATTACTGAAACCCCATAAGACTGGTTTATTCATCGGTTTGAGCTTCGCTATTGTAGCCAACAGCCTTGACGCGGTTGGACCCTATATCCTCAAACAAGCATTCGACACCATTGGAAAGGAATTCGTTTGGCTTGACTTATGGAAATGGGCGGGGCTGTTAGTCGTTCTCGCAGTGATTCGCGGCGTTTTCCGTTATCACATGCGCATGAAAGTGATCGGAGTCTCGCGGGATGCTGAGTACGACCTTCGAACGAACTATTTCGATAAGCTAATGCGGTTGCCAGCACAATTTTTCGACCGTAACCGCACAGGCGACCTAATGAGTCGCGCAACTTCTGATATCGAGAATGTCCGGCAGATGATTGGACCAGCGGTTATGTACTTAGCCAACACGATAGTGACATTACTATTCAGTATCACAATCATGTTCATGCTGGCGCCATCTCTCACACTGTATGTTTTACTACTAATTCCGATTGTTGCAGTCGTGATTGGGTGGTTAGGTCAAGAGGATTTCAAACGCACCGACGCCCTCCAAGAGAAAACCGGCGAACTGTCGGCTGCTGTACAGGAGAATCTCTCTGGTGCGCGTGTTATCCGTTCCTATGCGCAAGAGCACCGTGAAGTCGAACGACTCGATGTTCATAACCGTGAGTACTATAAGCGTGCTGTTAGCGTTTTGCGGTTTGATGGTTCATTCCAGACCGCAATGGGCATCATCTTTTCCGGTGGCTTTGTCGCTATTCTTTGGATCGGCGGTAATCAATTAGCTGATGGAAAAATTTCGCTGGGTACCTTTGTTGCCTTCACTACTTACCTCGGTTTGCTTGCTTGGCCGATGATTGCTATCGGTTGGGTGGCCAATCTTATCCAACGAGGACTTGCCTCATGGCAACGGATTATGACGATTATGGAAACGCCCGACGAACCAGACACCGGCACCGTCGATACTGCGATTACTGGCTCTGTTATGTTCAAAAGTGTTTCATTGCGATATACCGAAGATCGTGAACCGGCATTAACCAGCGTTTCATTTACTATACCGGAAGGTGGTTCCCTCGGTATTGTCGGTCGTACAGGTAGTGGAAAATCTTCTTTGGCAGCCCTCATTCCCCGGTTGTACCCGCCGACATCCGGTACTGTAGAAATCGATGGTATTCCCGTCGAAAAGTACCGGTTATCGACGTTGCGGGGTTCGATAGGATTCGTCCCGCAGGAAGCCTTTTTGTTCAGTACAACCATCGCGGGAAATATCGCATTTGCCGACCCTACCAAACCAACGGAAAGTATTGTAAAAGTATCCGAAATGTCGGCATTGTCGAACGATATCGAGCAGTTAGAAGATGGTTACAACACCTTAGTCGGTGAACGGGGAGTTACGCTTTCCGGTGGACAAAAACAGCGGACTGCCATTGCCCGTGCTTTGTTAACCGATCCAAAAATCTTGATACTCGACGATCCGCTTGCCAATGTCGATACTGCTACCGAACGCGCGATTCTTACGTCGTTAGAGCAATTTATGCGTGGTCGTACAACTATACTGATCGCCCATCGCGCCTCTACTGTCATGAATTGCGATAATGTATTGGTACTATCGAACGGGGTAGTAGTTGAATACGGATCACCGACAGTGCTTTTAGAGCGTAACGGCGAGTTTTCCGAACTATTCGAACGCCAACGCATCACCGAAGAATTAGCTGAAGTAGCGTAA
- a CDS encoding ABC transporter permease, translating into MWTLLQKDIRLLLRSRGELALTFVVPILMATVFGFVFSSGNDVAEPIRVLYLDQDHSPFSQRLQYEFRKESAIKLVDSVKEGNAKVLIDSVIATNRITRGKNSIALVVPQHAFDTLVQKGKIALEVWNDPKAAIETNILGGMIQKTVFSGMPELLGLMMIGQTSQSVGKPEALQFDQGLRELVSKTYHMQLDTLNKHWMKTNDSASIAQQLLRPLLDTAKTGSKGNSGQGMNPFGNMFLFQVRELVGEKVVNPGVSQSIAGTAVLFLIFTVGSIAQTLLKEKREGTLRRLLLSGITVQTLLFEKWLFHLILGMLQLYAMFGFGKLVFGLELGYDPLQLLLISVLTVLAVTGVGLLVAAIAKSEEMASMLVTIIALSMSSIGGSMFPSFLMPGWLQTIGKFTLNHWAMLAYQNYFWRRLPLSESLTSLLVLGGICVVVTVVTIPLLQRKYANE; encoded by the coding sequence ATGTGGACATTATTACAAAAAGATATTCGATTATTGCTCCGCAGCCGCGGTGAGTTGGCGCTTACGTTTGTTGTGCCTATCCTTATGGCAACGGTATTCGGCTTTGTCTTTTCTAGTGGCAACGACGTCGCTGAACCCATTCGCGTACTCTATCTCGATCAAGACCACTCCCCATTCTCACAACGCCTACAATATGAGTTTCGTAAAGAGTCTGCGATCAAATTAGTCGATTCAGTGAAAGAGGGAAATGCGAAAGTACTGATCGATAGCGTCATCGCAACGAATCGAATAACCCGCGGTAAAAACAGTATCGCTTTGGTGGTGCCGCAACATGCGTTCGATACTTTAGTGCAAAAAGGAAAGATTGCGCTGGAGGTATGGAACGATCCGAAAGCGGCGATTGAGACGAATATCCTCGGTGGCATGATTCAAAAAACAGTGTTTTCCGGGATGCCGGAATTGCTTGGTTTGATGATGATTGGCCAGACTTCGCAAAGCGTCGGGAAACCAGAAGCGTTGCAATTCGATCAAGGTCTGCGGGAGTTGGTTAGCAAAACCTACCACATGCAACTCGATACTCTGAACAAGCACTGGATGAAGACGAACGATTCCGCGAGTATCGCACAACAACTTCTGCGTCCGTTGTTGGATACGGCGAAAACTGGCAGTAAGGGCAACTCCGGTCAAGGGATGAATCCTTTTGGGAATATGTTCCTCTTTCAAGTACGGGAGTTGGTAGGAGAAAAAGTCGTGAATCCGGGGGTATCGCAATCGATAGCCGGCACCGCTGTACTCTTTCTCATATTCACGGTTGGTTCTATCGCTCAAACACTTTTGAAAGAGAAGCGCGAGGGTACGCTACGGCGGTTACTGCTCTCAGGAATCACAGTACAAACGTTGTTGTTCGAGAAGTGGTTGTTTCATCTCATACTCGGAATGTTGCAACTCTATGCGATGTTCGGATTTGGAAAATTAGTCTTTGGTTTAGAGTTGGGATACGATCCCTTGCAATTACTTCTCATCAGTGTACTGACGGTGCTCGCAGTGACTGGAGTTGGATTGCTGGTTGCAGCAATTGCGAAGTCGGAGGAGATGGCGTCGATGCTGGTGACAATCATCGCGCTCAGTATGTCATCTATCGGCGGATCGATGTTCCCCTCATTTTTGATGCCGGGTTGGTTGCAGACGATTGGAAAATTTACGTTGAATCATTGGGCGATGCTCGCATACCAAAATTACTTCTGGCGTCGACTGCCATTGAGTGAATCGCTCACTTCCTTGCTGGTGTTAGGCGGAATTTGTGTCGTAGTTACTGTTGTCACAATTCCACTGCTACAACGCAAATATGCGAATGAGTAG
- a CDS encoding ABC transporter ATP-binding protein, giving the protein MNIAIELQQLSYRYRNAATNAIDGVTLEIPVGCCFGLLGPNGAGKTTLMRLLCGSLTPTSGTIHYATESHERIGVVPQEIALYEELSAIENLRFWGRLQGVASSELSERCDSLLRTVGLLERQLDIVKKFSGGMKRRLNFACGIIHQPKLVLLDEPTAGVDPQSRAHLLTLVEQLVESGTTVLYSTHYMEEVERLCSRMAIIDQGKLLEEGSQEEILAQYPLPMKMILHTNHPEQAKQVSLASKVTECGAVTLAGERVEVLLTVPVNEAIQKIGKLPFDSLEIRKPSLESLFLHLTGRGLRE; this is encoded by the coding sequence ATGAATATCGCAATCGAACTCCAACAACTTAGTTATCGTTATCGGAATGCGGCAACGAATGCAATCGATGGTGTGACGCTGGAAATTCCCGTCGGATGTTGTTTTGGGTTGCTTGGACCCAATGGTGCCGGGAAAACCACGTTGATGCGATTGCTATGCGGCAGCCTGACTCCTACTTCAGGAACCATCCATTACGCAACCGAATCCCACGAACGAATTGGCGTTGTTCCACAGGAAATCGCGTTGTACGAAGAGCTATCGGCGATCGAGAATTTACGATTCTGGGGGCGATTACAAGGGGTAGCGAGTAGTGAACTCAGCGAGCGTTGTGACTCATTATTACGGACAGTTGGTTTACTCGAACGGCAACTTGATATCGTCAAGAAGTTTTCCGGGGGGATGAAGCGGCGATTGAATTTCGCATGCGGCATTATCCATCAACCGAAATTGGTTTTACTGGATGAGCCGACCGCTGGTGTCGATCCCCAAAGCCGCGCCCACCTGTTAACGTTAGTGGAGCAATTGGTCGAATCCGGAACCACGGTTTTGTACTCGACTCATTATATGGAAGAGGTGGAACGGCTTTGTTCCCGAATGGCAATCATCGATCAAGGGAAGTTGTTGGAGGAGGGGTCGCAGGAGGAAATCCTCGCCCAGTATCCGTTACCGATGAAAATGATTCTCCACACCAACCATCCCGAGCAGGCGAAACAAGTTTCTCTCGCATCAAAAGTTACCGAATGCGGGGCGGTTACTTTAGCGGGAGAACGAGTCGAAGTACTGCTAACTGTTCCTGTCAACGAAGCAATCCAAAAAATTGGAAAACTCCCGTTCGATTCGCTGGAGATTCGCAAACCATCACTGGAATCGCTATTTCTGCATTTAACCGGACGCGGCTTACGCGAATAA
- the gcvT gene encoding glycine cleavage system aminomethyltransferase GcvT, with the protein MSSNGQPKKLALCDQHIALGGKMVDFAGYLMPVSYPKGIIAEHHAVRNNVGVFDVSHMGEFEVTGPDALSWVNSMVTNDAEKLGLNQVMYSGLCYPDGGFVDDLLVYRLADKVMLVVNASNIKKDFAWLKAHVPATGVTFVDKSDDFTLLAVQGPRAGELVQKLTNVDVKQIKYYWCQPGKIAGIDGIVSRTGYTGEYGFELYFPVEHSLLVWNELWKYGKDFGLEPIGLGARDSLRLEMKLALYGHEIDADHNPIEAGLSWIVKLSKPNFYGRDSMLKAKLEGTPRFNVGFMVEGRAVPRPGMVIRCKDGETIGVVTSGTWSPTLDKGIGTGYVAMDDSPVGTEIQIVIRDRVVKATVVKTPFVVREQPKP; encoded by the coding sequence ATGTCAAGCAACGGTCAACCGAAAAAGCTCGCCTTATGCGATCAACATATTGCGTTAGGCGGAAAGATGGTAGATTTCGCCGGTTACTTAATGCCGGTGAGTTATCCCAAAGGGATTATCGCCGAGCACCATGCGGTGCGCAACAATGTCGGAGTTTTCGATGTGTCGCACATGGGGGAATTTGAAGTTACCGGTCCCGACGCATTGTCGTGGGTCAATTCGATGGTCACTAACGACGCCGAGAAATTAGGACTGAACCAAGTCATGTACTCTGGACTTTGTTATCCAGATGGCGGTTTTGTCGACGATTTGCTGGTATACCGGTTAGCCGACAAAGTCATGTTAGTGGTTAATGCATCAAACATCAAAAAAGATTTCGCATGGCTGAAAGCTCATGTCCCCGCGACCGGCGTTACTTTCGTCGATAAGAGCGACGATTTTACACTCTTGGCAGTGCAGGGACCCCGCGCTGGTGAGTTAGTCCAGAAATTAACCAACGTCGATGTGAAACAAATCAAATACTACTGGTGCCAGCCGGGGAAAATCGCCGGGATTGACGGAATCGTTTCCCGTACCGGATACACTGGCGAATATGGCTTTGAGCTGTACTTCCCGGTCGAGCATTCGCTGCTCGTTTGGAACGAATTGTGGAAGTATGGCAAAGACTTCGGTCTGGAACCAATCGGTTTAGGCGCTCGCGACTCGCTCCGGCTTGAAATGAAACTCGCGTTGTACGGTCACGAAATCGATGCCGATCACAATCCGATCGAAGCGGGTCTAAGCTGGATCGTGAAACTCAGTAAACCGAATTTCTACGGTCGCGATTCGATGCTCAAGGCAAAACTGGAAGGAACTCCCCGATTTAATGTGGGATTCATGGTGGAAGGTCGCGCCGTTCCCCGTCCTGGAATGGTGATTCGATGCAAGGATGGCGAAACCATTGGTGTTGTTACAAGTGGAACGTGGTCGCCCACGTTGGATAAAGGTATCGGAACCGGATACGTTGCTATGGACGATTCCCCGGTTGGTACCGAAATTCAAATCGTCATTCGCGATCGCGTTGTCAAGGCGACTGTAGTAAAAACTCCGTTTGTCGTTCGAGAACAGCCAAAACCATAA
- a CDS encoding 2-phosphosulfolactate phosphatase, with the protein MKIDVCILPQEASTERMKEHSVAVIDVLRASTTILFALENGARNVIPTDAVADAMGLAQQFERDSILLCGERDGVKIAGFDLGNSPTEYTVEAVSGKTLVYSSTNGSKTLLKSHGAKHSILASFNNLSAAARYLLSQGTDVTIVCSGKLERFALEDAVCAGVLVTVLCELVGESEYTLSDGAVAVAALAQQLQGDLLAMLKLSQHGSYLESIGMGSDLPICAAIDRFDFVPVFREGKIEKLLV; encoded by the coding sequence ATGAAAATTGATGTCTGTATTCTCCCCCAAGAAGCCTCAACCGAACGGATGAAAGAACATTCGGTTGCAGTAATCGATGTTCTACGCGCATCCACCACGATCCTGTTTGCGTTGGAAAATGGCGCTCGGAATGTGATTCCTACCGATGCCGTTGCCGATGCAATGGGACTTGCCCAACAATTTGAACGGGATTCGATTTTACTTTGTGGCGAGCGGGATGGTGTAAAGATTGCTGGGTTCGATTTAGGGAATTCTCCTACCGAGTACACAGTGGAAGCAGTCTCGGGAAAGACATTGGTCTATTCCTCGACCAATGGTTCTAAGACACTTTTGAAATCCCATGGCGCGAAACACTCAATTTTAGCATCCTTCAACAATCTTTCAGCAGCGGCGCGCTACCTCTTATCACAAGGGACGGACGTGACTATCGTCTGTTCGGGCAAACTGGAGCGCTTTGCATTAGAGGACGCAGTTTGCGCCGGTGTGCTGGTTACTGTTTTATGCGAACTGGTGGGCGAATCAGAATACACGCTTTCCGATGGCGCAGTTGCAGTAGCGGCATTGGCGCAACAACTGCAAGGCGATCTCCTTGCTATGCTCAAGCTTTCACAACACGGCAGCTATTTGGAGTCGATAGGTATGGGTAGTGACTTACCGATTTGTGCAGCGATTGACCGCTTCGATTTCGTGCCGGTATTTCGTGAAGGAAAAATCGAGAAGCTCCTCGTATAG